A portion of the Stigmatella aurantiaca DW4/3-1 genome contains these proteins:
- a CDS encoding NADH-quinone oxidoreductase subunit N, with protein MTPNLTSADFLPMLPALILVVGACVLLLSEVFLATTSSRGYQTVLATATAVVAATVSVALMFQPPQQVFLGYAVLDPFSSFLSFVVCVALALAALSSAGFLRRRGAERGEFYALMLFASAGMTLLAVSAELITLFVNIEVLSIGTYALTSYLRRGTRPSEAGFKYFILGAFSSAVLLYGAALLYGATGHTRLADLSAALPGALVENRALVYSGVMLVAAGFAFKVAAVPFHMWTPDVYEGAPTPVTALMSAGVKAAAFAAMVRVFLSVSQGMDPQIPFVIFSVLAFLTMIVGNLLALPQRNVKRMLAYSSIAHAGYLLVGVASLFVNRPGEQFRLLSPTMLGSGSPLELARADALRGILFYLLAYTVTAVGAFALISSLERREDEEKGTAWDLDRFSGLAQRRPGWAVAMAVFMLSLSGIPPTIGFMSKLLIFRSAVDTGLIGLAIVGMLSSAVGVYYYLRVIVYMFMRPVPEGAHTLERTWTTELTLVLSTAAVVLLGIVPGPLKGWLAQAGSLFIGP; from the coding sequence ATGACTCCCAATCTCACCTCGGCAGACTTCCTCCCGATGCTGCCCGCCCTCATCCTGGTGGTGGGGGCCTGCGTGCTGCTGCTGTCGGAGGTCTTCCTCGCCACCACCTCCTCGCGCGGCTACCAGACGGTGCTGGCCACGGCGACGGCGGTGGTGGCCGCCACCGTGTCCGTGGCGCTGATGTTCCAACCGCCCCAGCAGGTGTTCCTCGGCTACGCGGTGCTGGACCCCTTCTCCAGCTTCCTGTCCTTCGTCGTCTGCGTGGCCCTGGCGCTGGCGGCCCTGAGTTCCGCGGGGTTCCTGCGCCGGCGCGGCGCGGAGCGCGGGGAGTTCTATGCGTTGATGCTCTTCGCCTCGGCGGGCATGACCCTCCTGGCGGTGTCCGCCGAACTCATCACCCTGTTCGTCAACATCGAGGTGCTCTCCATTGGCACCTATGCCCTCACCTCCTATCTGCGCCGGGGCACGCGGCCCAGCGAGGCGGGCTTCAAGTACTTCATCCTGGGCGCCTTCTCCTCGGCGGTGCTGCTGTACGGCGCGGCGCTGCTGTACGGGGCCACCGGCCACACCCGGCTGGCGGACCTGAGCGCCGCCCTGCCCGGCGCGCTCGTCGAGAACCGGGCCCTCGTCTACAGCGGCGTCATGCTGGTGGCCGCCGGCTTCGCCTTCAAGGTGGCCGCGGTGCCGTTCCACATGTGGACACCGGACGTGTACGAGGGAGCGCCCACCCCGGTCACCGCGCTGATGAGCGCGGGCGTAAAGGCGGCGGCCTTCGCGGCGATGGTGCGTGTCTTCCTCTCGGTGTCCCAGGGAATGGATCCCCAGATTCCCTTCGTCATCTTCTCCGTGCTCGCGTTCCTGACGATGATCGTCGGCAACCTGCTGGCCCTCCCGCAGCGCAACGTGAAGCGCATGCTGGCGTACTCGTCCATCGCCCACGCTGGCTACCTGCTGGTGGGCGTGGCGTCGCTCTTCGTCAACCGGCCGGGCGAGCAGTTCCGGCTGCTGTCCCCCACGATGCTGGGGTCGGGCTCGCCGCTGGAGTTGGCGCGAGCGGACGCCCTGCGCGGCATCCTCTTCTACCTGCTGGCCTACACCGTCACCGCGGTGGGCGCCTTCGCCCTCATCTCCTCGCTGGAGCGCCGCGAGGATGAGGAGAAGGGAACGGCGTGGGACCTGGATCGCTTCAGCGGGCTGGCCCAGCGGCGGCCGGGTTGGGCCGTGGCGATGGCGGTGTTCATGCTGTCGCTCAGCGGCATCCCGCCCACCATCGGCTTCATGAGCAAGCTGCTTATCTTCCGCAGCGCGGTGGACACGGGGCTCATCGGACTGGCCATCGTGGGCATGCTGTCCAGCGCGGTGGGCGTGTACTACTACCTGCGCGTCATCGTTTACATGTTCATGCGGCCGGTGCCCGAGGGCGCGCACACGCTGGAGCGCACCTGGACCACCGAGCTCACCCTCGTGCTGTCCACCGCCGCCGTGGTGCTGCTGGGCATCGTCCCGGGTCCTCTCAAGGGCTGGCTGGCCCAGGCAGGCTCCCTCTTCATCGGTCCGTAA